A window of Streptomyces armeniacus contains these coding sequences:
- a CDS encoding pectate lyase family protein, translating into MHSTGSGHRARARSVRVGVAAVAVGAVIGGLAWSGNAAESTGADSPAASERGAGDGSAAAAEPVGFGAGTTGGAGGETVTVSGAQEFTEAVQSEGPLTVQVEGAVELDGMTDVAADKTVVGVGTDGGITGGGLNISGVENVIVQNLTFSGSGDDAVSVDGSTHVWIDHNDLSNAYDGLVDIKNGSDEITVSWNHLHDHDKSMLLGHSDDNGDADTGKLRVTYDHNWFDGTGQRHPRVRFGNPVHVLNNYYSDIGSYGVASTTNAGVLVEGNSFENVEDPFHLGEGSSEPGALAAKDNHMVGSGEGETGGEVAEIPYAYTPDAAADVKSLVTEGAGVGRL; encoded by the coding sequence ATGCACAGCACAGGCAGCGGGCACAGAGCGCGCGCGAGATCCGTACGTGTCGGCGTGGCGGCCGTGGCCGTCGGCGCGGTGATCGGCGGGCTGGCCTGGAGCGGCAACGCCGCCGAGTCCACCGGGGCCGACAGCCCCGCCGCGTCCGAGCGGGGCGCCGGCGACGGGTCCGCGGCAGCGGCCGAACCGGTCGGCTTCGGCGCCGGTACCACCGGCGGCGCGGGCGGCGAGACGGTGACGGTCTCCGGCGCGCAGGAGTTCACCGAGGCGGTGCAGAGCGAAGGACCGCTGACCGTCCAGGTCGAGGGCGCCGTCGAGCTGGACGGGATGACGGACGTGGCCGCGGACAAGACCGTCGTGGGCGTCGGCACCGACGGCGGCATCACCGGCGGCGGGCTGAACATCAGCGGCGTCGAGAACGTCATCGTGCAGAACCTGACGTTCAGCGGGTCGGGCGACGACGCCGTCAGCGTCGACGGCTCCACCCACGTGTGGATCGACCACAACGACCTGTCCAACGCGTACGACGGCCTCGTCGACATCAAGAACGGCTCCGACGAGATCACCGTCTCCTGGAACCACCTGCACGACCACGACAAGTCGATGCTGCTCGGGCACAGCGACGACAACGGCGACGCCGACACCGGCAAGCTGCGCGTCACGTACGACCACAACTGGTTCGACGGCACCGGCCAGCGGCACCCGCGGGTTCGCTTCGGCAACCCGGTGCACGTGCTGAACAACTACTACAGCGACATCGGTTCGTACGGCGTCGCCTCCACGACGAACGCCGGCGTGCTCGTCGAGGGCAACTCCTTCGAGAACGTCGAGGACCCCTTCCACCTCGGCGAGGGCTCCTCCGAGCCGGGCGCGCTGGCCGCGAAGGACAACCACATGGTCGGCTCCGGCGAGGGCGAGACCGGCGGTGAGGTGGCGGAGATCCCGTACGCGTACACGCCGGACGCAGCGGCCGACGTGAAGTCGCTCGTCACCGAGGGTGCGGGCGTGGGCAGGCTGTGA
- a CDS encoding SpoIIE family protein phosphatase: MAEGVEFRGPLDPTRAATAVLDARGRILGWSPRAEELFGHPQHEAVGKYAAELLAVPGDRGADAGDARLLHGGTLEAEHTGELTARRRNGQAVRVAVRAFPLPGGTAAGPPGAAAGGGHGPATVLLAAEAAELRRWETRQALLSALVSQSPIGLTIYDTSLRVMWANATCKRELAGPPEAYVGLPPDELVPGGEILSGEKSSDLRELVEEVLETGDPVVDLHYRGLPQEDPAHERIWSYSYYRLLGPGQEPLGVCEESFDITERYRAQRRLQLLVRAGEHVGTTLDITRTARELADVVIPEVADSVVIDLLREVLQGQEPATSPVRSPEAPRTVRVESRTAPGGVAVPELGPQAGTAEADDAGDAGDAAGTAEAAEAAETAETAGHPDSIVLALQRRSLASGRAVLDNGTDGHPAPGRQTLRTLVVPLRARGPTMGVVTFLRSTNPDPFGSDDLALADELVRRAAFAVDNARRYTSEHTAALTLQRSLLPQRLPPQTAVDTAYRYLPADNRIGVGGDWFDIIPLSGARVGLVIGDVVGHGLRAAATMGRLRSTVRALARLDLTPDELLAHLDDLVTQAEEERVPADGGDEVPADGGEETLGVTCLYAVYDPVSQRCVLARAGHPLPAVVSPGGRVTFPELPSGPPLGTGGLPFESAELELPQDSLLALFTDGLVEARDLDIDAGLDTLGGILAHHRQPLESLCDRIMSVLPSGAATDDAALLLVRTRALSTGQVAVWEMDADPAVVSYARTRATRQLDKWGLGELAFTTELIVSELVTNAIRYAGGPIQLRLIRDRTLICEVSDTGHTSPHLRHAASDDEGGRGLFLVTQTTQRWGTRYTPGGKVIWAEQPLLGGAPQAAPDPPPPTP; this comes from the coding sequence ATGGCGGAGGGTGTCGAGTTCCGCGGCCCCCTCGATCCCACGCGCGCGGCGACCGCCGTGCTGGACGCCCGTGGGCGGATTCTCGGCTGGAGCCCGCGCGCCGAGGAGCTTTTCGGCCACCCGCAGCACGAGGCGGTCGGGAAGTACGCGGCCGAGCTGCTGGCGGTGCCCGGCGACCGCGGCGCCGACGCGGGCGACGCCCGGCTGCTCCACGGCGGCACGCTGGAGGCCGAACACACCGGGGAGCTCACCGCACGGCGCCGGAACGGCCAGGCCGTACGCGTCGCCGTACGCGCCTTCCCGCTCCCCGGCGGCACGGCGGCGGGCCCTCCCGGGGCGGCAGCGGGCGGCGGCCACGGCCCGGCCACCGTGCTGCTCGCCGCCGAGGCGGCGGAGCTGCGCCGGTGGGAGACCCGCCAGGCCCTGCTCAGCGCGCTGGTCAGCCAGTCCCCGATCGGGCTGACGATCTACGACACCAGCCTCCGCGTGATGTGGGCCAACGCCACCTGCAAGCGCGAGCTCGCCGGCCCCCCGGAGGCGTACGTCGGGCTGCCCCCGGACGAGCTCGTGCCGGGCGGCGAGATCCTCTCCGGCGAGAAGTCGTCGGACCTGCGCGAGCTGGTGGAGGAGGTGCTCGAAACCGGCGACCCCGTCGTGGACCTGCACTACCGGGGCCTGCCGCAGGAGGACCCCGCGCACGAGCGCATCTGGTCGTACTCCTACTACCGGCTGCTCGGCCCGGGTCAGGAGCCGCTGGGCGTGTGCGAGGAGTCCTTCGACATCACGGAGCGCTACCGCGCACAGCGGCGGCTGCAACTGCTCGTACGGGCCGGGGAGCACGTCGGCACCACGCTGGACATCACCCGTACGGCACGGGAGCTGGCCGACGTCGTCATTCCCGAGGTGGCGGACTCCGTGGTGATCGATCTGCTGCGGGAGGTGCTGCAGGGACAGGAGCCCGCGACCTCACCCGTACGGAGCCCCGAGGCGCCGCGGACGGTGCGGGTGGAGTCCCGTACGGCACCGGGCGGCGTCGCCGTACCGGAGCTCGGCCCGCAGGCAGGCACGGCGGAGGCGGACGACGCGGGCGACGCGGGCGACGCGGCCGGTACGGCGGAGGCGGCGGAGGCGGCGGAAACGGCAGAGACCGCAGGGCACCCCGACTCCATCGTGCTCGCGCTGCAGCGCCGCAGCCTCGCCTCGGGCCGCGCGGTGCTCGACAACGGCACCGACGGCCACCCCGCGCCCGGCCGGCAGACCCTGCGCACCCTCGTCGTGCCGCTGCGGGCCCGCGGGCCCACCATGGGCGTCGTCACGTTCCTGCGCAGCACCAACCCGGACCCGTTCGGCAGCGACGACCTCGCGCTCGCCGACGAACTGGTCCGCCGCGCCGCCTTCGCCGTCGACAACGCCCGCCGCTACACCAGCGAGCACACCGCCGCCCTCACCCTCCAGCGCAGCCTGCTGCCGCAGCGCCTGCCGCCGCAGACCGCCGTCGACACCGCGTACCGCTACCTCCCGGCGGACAACCGGATCGGCGTCGGCGGCGACTGGTTCGACATCATCCCGCTCTCCGGCGCCCGCGTCGGCCTCGTCATCGGCGACGTCGTCGGGCACGGGCTGCGCGCCGCCGCCACGATGGGGCGGCTGCGGTCGACCGTACGGGCCCTGGCGCGGCTCGACCTCACCCCCGACGAACTCCTGGCCCACCTCGACGACCTGGTCACACAGGCGGAGGAGGAACGCGTCCCGGCCGACGGCGGCGACGAGGTCCCCGCGGACGGCGGCGAGGAGACCCTCGGCGTGACCTGCCTGTACGCCGTCTACGACCCGGTGTCCCAGCGCTGCGTCCTGGCCCGCGCCGGGCACCCGCTGCCCGCCGTCGTCTCACCCGGCGGCCGGGTCACCTTCCCCGAACTGCCGTCCGGCCCGCCCCTGGGCACCGGCGGGCTGCCGTTCGAGAGCGCCGAGCTCGAACTGCCGCAGGACAGCCTGCTCGCGCTGTTCACCGACGGCCTCGTCGAGGCCCGCGACCTCGACATCGACGCCGGCCTCGACACCCTCGGCGGCATCCTCGCCCACCACCGGCAGCCGCTGGAGTCGCTCTGCGACCGGATCATGTCCGTGCTCCCGTCGGGCGCGGCCACCGACGACGCGGCCCTCCTGCTCGTACGCACCCGGGCCCTGAGCACCGGCCAGGTCGCGGTGTGGGAGATGGACGCCGACCCCGCGGTGGTCTCGTACGCCCGCACCCGCGCCACCCGCCAGCTCGACAAGTGGGGGCTCGGCGAGCTGGCGTTCACGACCGAACTCATCGTCAGCGAGCTGGTCACCAACGCCATCCGGTACGCCGGAGGGCCCATCCAGCTCCGGCTCATCCGCGACCGCACCCTCATCTGCGAGGTGTCCGACACCGGGCACACCTCGCCCCATCTGCGGCACGCCGCGAGCGACGACGAGGGCGGCCGCGGCCTCTTCCTCGTCACGCAGACGACCCAGCGCTGGGGCACCCGCTACACCCCCGGCGGCAAGGTCATCTGGGCCGAACAGCCCCTGCTCGGGGGCGCACCCCAGGCGGCGCCGGACCCGCCGCCCCCGACGCCCTAG
- a CDS encoding alpha/beta fold hydrolase, whose amino-acid sequence MTTTEATDFGVRYRTATVHGLDVFYREAGDPARPTLVLLHGFPTSSHMYRGLLGSLADEFHLVAPDHIGFGQSAMPAVDAFDYSFENLTTVTLALLDTLGLDRFALCVQDYGAPVGLRIATRHPDRVTALISQNGNAYEEGFTPFWDVLFAHAKDRAAHEEEVRGFLTPEATHWQYTHGVPADRLNRVAPENWRLDQAGLDRPGNDAIQLQLFWDYQFNLDLYPVAHRYFREHRPPTLLTWGRHDEIFAAAGAEAFLRDLPDAELHLLDTGHFALETHGTEIAALIRDFLRRAVTPA is encoded by the coding sequence ATGACGACAACAGAAGCGACGGACTTCGGCGTGCGCTACCGGACGGCCACCGTCCACGGCCTCGACGTCTTCTACCGGGAGGCGGGCGACCCGGCGCGGCCCACGCTGGTGCTGCTGCACGGATTCCCGACCAGTTCGCACATGTACCGCGGGCTGCTCGGCTCGCTCGCCGACGAGTTCCATCTGGTCGCTCCCGACCACATCGGCTTCGGCCAGTCCGCGATGCCCGCGGTGGACGCGTTCGACTACAGCTTCGAGAACCTCACCACCGTCACCCTCGCCCTGCTGGACACGCTCGGGCTGGACCGCTTCGCCCTCTGCGTGCAGGACTACGGCGCCCCCGTCGGCCTGCGGATCGCGACCCGCCACCCGGACCGCGTCACCGCCCTGATCAGCCAGAACGGCAACGCCTACGAGGAGGGCTTCACCCCGTTCTGGGACGTGCTGTTCGCGCACGCCAAGGACCGGGCGGCGCACGAGGAGGAGGTACGCGGCTTCCTCACGCCCGAGGCCACGCACTGGCAGTACACCCACGGCGTGCCCGCCGACCGGCTGAACCGCGTCGCACCGGAGAACTGGCGGCTCGACCAGGCGGGCCTCGACCGGCCGGGCAACGACGCGATCCAGCTCCAGCTGTTCTGGGACTACCAGTTCAACCTCGACCTCTACCCGGTCGCGCACCGGTACTTCCGGGAGCACCGGCCGCCGACGCTGCTCACCTGGGGCCGGCACGACGAGATCTTCGCGGCGGCCGGTGCCGAGGCGTTCCTGCGCGACCTGCCCGACGCGGAACTGCACCTGCTGGACACCGGGCACTTCGCCCTCGAGACGCACGGCACGGAAATCGCCGCGCTGATCCGCGACTTCCTGCGCCGCGCGGTCACGCCCGCCTGA
- a CDS encoding NPP1 family protein → MLLAGGTLAGSAVLAFVLPTAWADPPGALPPSVEEPDGKWQPSFDYDKDGCYPTPAISADGTLNPGLDLGGDVNGNCRDAHDLDNTNSYARSKCDNGWCAYMYALYFEKDQAALGPGSAGHKHDLEHVVVWVNEDQAKYVSVSQHKGYEKKAAADIAWEDSHPKIVYHKDGVSTHAFRFASADEQPENHKGAWQRPALVSWNKFPDGIRDKLTAADFGAAKLALADERFADNLAKAKPDEVPFDPHA, encoded by the coding sequence CTGCTGCTCGCCGGCGGCACGCTGGCCGGCTCCGCCGTGCTGGCGTTCGTCCTCCCCACCGCCTGGGCGGATCCGCCCGGCGCGCTGCCGCCCAGCGTCGAGGAGCCGGACGGCAAGTGGCAGCCGTCGTTCGACTACGACAAGGACGGCTGCTACCCCACACCCGCCATCTCCGCCGACGGCACGCTCAACCCCGGCCTGGACCTCGGCGGGGACGTCAACGGCAACTGCCGCGACGCGCACGACCTCGACAACACCAACTCGTACGCGCGCTCCAAGTGCGACAACGGCTGGTGCGCGTACATGTACGCGCTCTACTTCGAGAAGGACCAGGCCGCCCTGGGCCCTGGTTCCGCGGGCCACAAGCACGACCTGGAGCACGTCGTGGTCTGGGTCAACGAGGACCAGGCCAAGTACGTGTCCGTGTCGCAGCACAAGGGCTACGAGAAGAAGGCCGCCGCCGACATCGCCTGGGAGGACAGCCACCCGAAGATCGTCTACCACAAGGACGGCGTCAGCACCCACGCGTTCCGCTTCGCCTCCGCGGACGAGCAGCCGGAGAACCACAAGGGGGCGTGGCAGCGCCCGGCGCTGGTGAGCTGGAACAAGTTCCCCGACGGCATCCGCGACAAGCTGACGGCCGCCGACTTCGGTGCGGCCAAACTGGCGCTCGCGGACGAGCGGTTCGCGGACAACCTCGCCAAGGCCAAGCCCGACGAGGTGCCGTTCGACCCGCACGCCTGA
- a CDS encoding MarR family winged helix-turn-helix transcriptional regulator yields MDPDTPWLTEQQRVWRNWLRMNTELPAALHRQLQADSELSLPDYDVLVQLTDTPEGRVRVLDLARALRWERSRLSHHIKRMEGRGLVRREDVPGDGRGAYVVLTPEGRTAIERAAPAHARRVRSLIFDSVGADELAALGAVVAKVLARLDEEERQPAR; encoded by the coding sequence GTGGACCCTGACACCCCCTGGCTGACCGAGCAGCAGCGCGTCTGGCGCAACTGGCTGCGCATGAACACCGAACTGCCCGCCGCCCTGCACCGCCAGCTGCAGGCCGACTCCGAGCTGTCCCTGCCGGACTACGACGTCCTCGTCCAGCTCACCGACACCCCCGAGGGCCGCGTACGGGTGCTGGACCTCGCGCGCGCCCTGCGCTGGGAACGCAGCCGGCTCTCGCACCACATCAAACGCATGGAGGGCCGCGGCCTGGTGCGGCGCGAGGACGTGCCCGGCGACGGCCGCGGCGCCTACGTGGTCCTCACGCCCGAGGGCCGTACCGCGATAGAGCGGGCCGCTCCGGCCCACGCGCGGCGTGTGCGCAGCCTGATCTTCGACTCCGTGGGCGCGGACGAACTGGCCGCGCTGGGTGCGGTCGTCGCCAAGGTGCTCGCGCGCCTCGACGAAGAGGAACGGCAGCCCGCGCGCTGA
- a CDS encoding inorganic phosphate transporter, whose protein sequence is MELTLVLLIIAVGLTFDFTNGFHDAANAIATSISTRALTPRIALALAAVMNFVGAFLGTEVAETVGSGIIGAPTGNTGLLLVLGALIGAIAWNLLTWWLGLPSSSSHALIGGLIGAALAAAGTVHWQGVLDKVVVPMLLSPLIGGLLAYGLHAAILWAFRRANPHRAGRGFRIAQSVSAAAMGLGHGLQDAQKTMGVIVLAMVTAGWQDSFHVPLWVIAVVALTMAAGTYSGGRRIITTLGRRIVHLDPPRGFAAEVVAAGVLYSTAFLFKAPISTTHTITSAVMGAGATRRLSAVRWGVARTIVTAWVLTIPGAGLTAAAAYVILRALPGV, encoded by the coding sequence ATGGAGCTCACACTTGTCCTGCTCATCATCGCGGTGGGCCTGACGTTCGACTTCACCAACGGCTTCCACGACGCGGCCAACGCGATCGCCACCTCGATCTCCACCCGGGCCCTCACCCCGCGCATCGCGCTGGCGCTGGCCGCCGTCATGAACTTCGTCGGCGCGTTCCTCGGCACGGAGGTCGCGGAGACCGTCGGAAGCGGCATCATCGGCGCCCCCACCGGGAACACGGGGCTGCTCCTCGTGCTCGGCGCGCTCATCGGCGCCATCGCGTGGAACCTCCTCACCTGGTGGCTGGGCCTGCCCAGTTCCTCCTCGCACGCGCTGATCGGCGGGCTGATCGGGGCCGCCCTCGCCGCCGCCGGAACCGTGCACTGGCAGGGGGTGCTGGACAAGGTCGTCGTGCCGATGCTGCTGTCGCCGCTGATCGGCGGGCTGCTGGCGTACGGGCTGCACGCCGCGATCCTGTGGGCGTTCCGGCGCGCCAACCCGCACCGGGCCGGCCGGGGGTTCCGTATCGCCCAGAGCGTCTCCGCGGCCGCCATGGGGCTCGGGCACGGGCTCCAGGACGCGCAGAAGACCATGGGCGTGATCGTCCTGGCGATGGTGACCGCGGGCTGGCAGGACTCGTTCCACGTCCCGCTCTGGGTGATCGCCGTGGTGGCGCTGACGATGGCGGCGGGCACGTACAGCGGCGGGCGCCGCATCATCACCACCCTGGGGCGGCGCATCGTGCACCTCGACCCGCCGCGCGGCTTCGCCGCCGAGGTCGTCGCCGCCGGGGTCCTCTACTCCACCGCGTTCCTCTTCAAGGCCCCCATCTCCACCACCCACACCATCACCTCAGCCGTCATGGGCGCGGGCGCCACCCGCCGCCTGTCCGCCGTACGCTGGGGAGTGGCCAGGACCATCGTCACCGCCTGGGTGCTCACCATCCCGGGGGCGGGGCTGACCGCCGCGGCGGCCTACGTGATCCTGCGAGCCCTCCCCGGGGTCTGA
- a CDS encoding nuclear transport factor 2 family protein encodes MTVRPPVPPFTGETAAAKVQAAEDAWNTRDPERVALAYTEDTEWRNRDVFLHGRVEVIAFLRAKWDRELGYRLRKELWSHTGARISVRFEYEWHDAGGQWWRSYGNEQWEFADSGLMSRRYASINDLRITPAERRIATA; translated from the coding sequence ATGACCGTGCGCCCACCCGTGCCTCCGTTCACCGGCGAAACCGCCGCGGCGAAGGTGCAGGCCGCCGAGGACGCGTGGAACACGCGGGACCCCGAGCGGGTCGCGCTCGCCTACACCGAGGACACCGAGTGGCGGAACCGGGACGTCTTCCTGCACGGCCGCGTCGAGGTCATCGCCTTCCTGCGCGCCAAGTGGGACCGCGAGCTCGGCTACCGGCTGCGCAAGGAACTGTGGTCCCACACCGGCGCGCGGATCTCGGTGCGCTTCGAGTACGAGTGGCACGACGCCGGCGGCCAGTGGTGGCGGTCGTACGGCAACGAGCAGTGGGAGTTCGCCGACAGCGGCCTGATGAGCCGCCGTTACGCCTCGATCAACGACCTGCGCATCACCCCGGCGGAACGCCGTATCGCCACGGCGTGA
- a CDS encoding serine/threonine-protein kinase — protein sequence MWDGTGVDEPGRLVAGRYRLLRRIGRGGMGTVWQAEDEVLGRHVAVKKLHLPPHLADGERATLFERTRREARSAARITHPNVVVVHDVVDDMVHDTAVPCIVMEHVPSRALDEVLKQDGPVAPGEAARIGAGMIAALRAAHAAGVLHRDVKPGNVLLGAEGRVVLTDFGIAVLADASTLTRTGELIGSIDFCAPERVKGTTPGPASDLWALGATLYQAVEGLPPFRRNTPLETTYAIAVDPLERPVSAGALTPLIEELLAKEPEARPSGEEVERRLRVVADTQVDAHMHTVRPPERTDPAPAPAAPATPPAAATPAAQASPVAPAAPAAPAAHATGSGTTPGAPPPPPPPGGRGGRRTGAWAAVAAVVAVLALSGAYLGLRDDDKGGQAVPGEKISPSEVTTQEPRPASPKPVPEGYRLAREEGFGVSFPVPEDWTRKDLEDEAEGVAYIDPTGMVSLRVAVLDFASTDPLQRWKNDEEKSVEEGKLPGYRQVRMQSTTYRGMPAAIWEFTWQGRARQFHAQDLGFGEPGEKEYAIYLSAPSTDWDRHKVVFNHVREGFRFDVRTG from the coding sequence GTGTGGGACGGCACGGGGGTCGACGAGCCCGGACGACTCGTCGCGGGACGGTACCGCCTGCTGCGGCGGATCGGGCGCGGCGGCATGGGCACCGTCTGGCAGGCCGAGGACGAGGTGCTGGGACGCCATGTGGCCGTCAAGAAGTTGCACTTGCCGCCGCATCTGGCGGACGGCGAACGCGCCACCCTCTTCGAACGCACGCGCCGTGAGGCCCGTAGCGCCGCCCGCATCACCCACCCGAACGTCGTGGTGGTGCACGACGTCGTCGACGACATGGTGCACGACACCGCCGTGCCCTGCATCGTCATGGAGCACGTGCCGTCGCGCGCGCTCGACGAAGTCCTGAAGCAGGACGGCCCGGTGGCACCCGGTGAGGCGGCTCGGATCGGCGCCGGCATGATCGCCGCGCTGCGGGCCGCGCACGCCGCCGGCGTGCTGCACCGCGACGTGAAGCCCGGCAATGTGCTGCTGGGCGCCGAAGGGCGCGTCGTGCTCACGGACTTCGGCATCGCCGTCCTCGCCGACGCCTCCACCCTCACACGTACGGGCGAACTCATCGGCTCCATCGACTTCTGCGCCCCGGAGCGCGTCAAGGGCACCACTCCGGGCCCCGCTTCGGACCTGTGGGCACTGGGAGCCACGCTGTACCAGGCCGTGGAGGGACTCCCGCCGTTCCGCCGGAACACGCCACTGGAGACCACGTACGCGATAGCCGTCGACCCGCTCGAACGGCCCGTCTCCGCGGGGGCGTTGACTCCGCTGATCGAGGAGCTGCTGGCCAAGGAGCCGGAGGCACGGCCCTCCGGGGAGGAGGTGGAGCGGCGGCTGCGGGTGGTCGCGGACACCCAGGTCGACGCGCACATGCACACCGTCCGGCCCCCGGAGCGCACGGACCCCGCGCCCGCGCCCGCGGCGCCCGCGACTCCACCGGCCGCCGCAACGCCCGCCGCTCAGGCCTCTCCCGTTGCTCCCGCCGCTCCCGCCGCTCCCGCCGCTCACGCGACCGGCAGCGGGACGACACCCGGCGCACCGCCGCCGCCACCGCCGCCAGGCGGACGTGGCGGGCGCCGTACGGGCGCGTGGGCGGCGGTCGCCGCCGTCGTGGCGGTGCTCGCGCTCAGCGGCGCGTACCTCGGGCTGCGCGACGACGACAAGGGCGGCCAGGCGGTCCCGGGCGAGAAGATCTCCCCGAGCGAGGTCACGACCCAGGAGCCGAGGCCCGCCTCCCCCAAGCCCGTACCCGAGGGCTACCGCCTCGCGCGGGAGGAGGGGTTCGGCGTCTCCTTCCCCGTCCCCGAGGACTGGACCCGCAAGGATCTGGAGGACGAGGCGGAAGGCGTCGCGTACATCGACCCGACCGGCATGGTCAGCCTCCGCGTCGCCGTGCTCGACTTCGCGAGCACGGACCCGCTGCAGCGCTGGAAGAACGACGAGGAGAAGTCCGTCGAGGAGGGGAAGCTGCCCGGCTACCGCCAGGTGCGCATGCAGAGCACGACGTACCGGGGCATGCCGGCCGCGATCTGGGAGTTCACCTGGCAGGGCAGGGCCCGCCAGTTCCACGCCCAGGACCTCGGGTTCGGGGAGCCGGGCGAGAAGGAGTACGCGATCTACCTCTCGGCGCCGAGCACGGACTGGGACCGCCACAAGGTGGTCTTCAACCACGTACGCGAAGGGTTCCGGTTCGACGTCAGGACCGGCTGA
- a CDS encoding FABP family protein, whose amino-acid sequence MSDPVQQHQTATRHPYPDAFRPYEAPAPHPLLAPLTGFLGTWTGRGRGEYPTLAEEFTYAQEVTFSHDGRPFLHYETRAWLLDADGAPLRPSARESGWWRLQPEGRVEALITQPTGVAEILVGQADEGAAELTSHQVALAPTAKEVNATRRRYTLTGDGALDFVHDLAAVGQPLQHHLSARLHRAES is encoded by the coding sequence ATGTCCGACCCCGTTCAGCAGCACCAGACCGCCACGAGGCACCCGTACCCGGACGCCTTCCGCCCGTACGAGGCGCCCGCCCCGCACCCGCTGCTCGCGCCGCTGACCGGCTTCCTGGGCACCTGGACCGGGCGGGGCCGGGGCGAATACCCCACGCTCGCCGAGGAGTTCACGTACGCGCAGGAGGTCACGTTCAGCCACGACGGGCGGCCCTTCCTGCACTACGAGACGCGCGCCTGGCTGCTCGACGCGGACGGCGCGCCGCTGCGCCCGTCGGCACGGGAGAGCGGCTGGTGGCGGCTGCAGCCTGAGGGGCGCGTGGAGGCGCTGATCACCCAGCCGACCGGCGTCGCGGAGATCCTGGTCGGCCAGGCGGACGAGGGCGCGGCCGAACTCACCAGCCACCAGGTGGCGCTCGCCCCGACCGCCAAGGAGGTCAACGCCACCCGCCGCCGCTACACCCTGACCGGTGACGGCGCGCTTGACTTCGTACACGACCTCGCGGCGGTCGGCCAGCCGCTGCAGCACCACCTCTCGGCACGGCTGCACCGCGCCGAATCCTGA
- a CDS encoding TetR/AcrR family transcriptional regulator, translated as MAHPSRTGADTAEDRARILSAARTLFNERGVQAVGMDAIRTASGVPLKRLYRAFPAKDELVQAVLREADRTVREELTAYVDKHADSPRDRVLAVFDYLHDWFGQPGFRGCLFLNTVGELGTVSPRVTDLARVHKQAFRDHLGELAAAAGLPPERADQLSVLANGAMATAGVLGTPAPARQAREIAATLLDAS; from the coding sequence GTGGCACACCCGTCCCGTACCGGCGCGGACACGGCGGAGGACAGGGCGCGCATCCTGTCGGCGGCACGGACGCTCTTCAACGAGAGGGGCGTTCAGGCGGTGGGCATGGACGCCATCCGGACCGCCTCGGGCGTGCCGCTCAAGCGGCTCTACCGCGCCTTCCCCGCCAAGGACGAGCTGGTCCAGGCCGTGCTGCGGGAAGCGGACCGGACCGTACGGGAGGAGCTCACCGCGTACGTCGACAAGCACGCCGACAGTCCGCGCGACCGCGTCCTCGCGGTCTTCGACTACCTCCACGACTGGTTCGGCCAACCCGGCTTCCGCGGCTGCCTGTTCCTCAACACCGTCGGCGAACTGGGCACCGTCTCACCGCGGGTCACCGACCTCGCCCGCGTGCACAAGCAGGCGTTCCGCGACCACCTCGGCGAACTCGCCGCCGCGGCCGGCCTGCCGCCCGAACGCGCCGACCAGCTCTCCGTGCTGGCCAACGGCGCCATGGCCACCGCCGGGGTGCTCGGCACCCCGGCGCCGGCGCGGCAGGCCCGCGAGATCGCCGCGACCCTCCTCGACGCGTCCTGA